The segment AGCACCGTCTTGAAACAGCCGGAAAGAACATCGAGGCGCAGGAAGTGGCCCTGAACCTGGCGCGGGCGCGGTTCGGCGCCGGACTCACGAATGAACTGGACGTTAAATTTGCCGAAGCGCAGCTGGCGTCGTCCAAGTCGGTCGTCCCGGTGCTCGAGACGTATATCCAAGCGGCTATCCACCGGCTGGGCATTCTCATTGGCGGCGATCCCGGCACACTGCAGGAGGAACTGGCAGTGCCAGCCGCGCTGACGGAACCTCCGCCGGAAGTGCCTGTGGGCCTGCCCGCCGACATTCTGCGCCGGCGCCCGGACGTGCGGCGCGCGGAGCGGACAGTCGCCGCGGCCACGGCGCGTATCGGCGCGGCGCAGGCCGACTTGTATCCGCACTTCATGCTGACGGGGTCGCTGACTGGGTCGAGTTCCACATTCGACGGGATTACGCGCGGCGCAAACCGGATATGGTCCCTCGGGCCGGGTATCCGCTGGCCCATCTTTGACGCGGGACGCATCCGCGCGAACATTCGCGTCCAGGACGCGCGGCAGGAAGAGGCGATCACAACCTACGAGAAGACAGTGAAGATGGCGCTGGAGGAAGTGGAGAACGCGCTGGTCGCGTATGCAAAGGAACAGAACCGGCTCATCAGTCTGACCGAGGCAGTGAACGCCAACCGGCGCGCTGTTGAAATCGCGACGCAACTCTACACCAGCGGACTGCTTGATTTTCTCCACGTGCTTGACGCGGAGCGTTCGCTCTTCGCGAGCGAAGATCTACAGTTGCAGAGCGAAGCGCTGGTGTTGACGAACCTTGTCGCCCTCTACAAAGCGCTGGGCGGCGGCTGGGAGACAACGTATCCAGAAGCACTGGCCGAAAATACCGCGACCCCGGCCGCAACCGGGAACCCGCCCGCGCCATAGACAACGAGCACAGGTGCGCGCGCTGTTGTCGACGGCGTCGGACCCCTCTAAGACAACGGGAATAGAGACATGCCGCGCAAGACATCAGTCAAGGACCATACCGCGCCCGCCAGGGCGCGTGCCGATGTAGCAGATGATCTCCGCGAACGGATTCTGATTCGCCTTCTGACGGCGATTTCGCGTGCCTGTCGTATCTTTGGCACGCGGTCAATCAGTCACTTGGGCATGAGCACCAGTCAGGCAGCGGTGCTGGGCGAACTGTTCCGCCATGACGGCTGCCGCCAAGAGGACTTGCGCCTCATCGTGGCGCTCGATAAGGGAAATGTAACCCGGGCGCTGCAACGTCTCGAAGGAAACGGCCTCGTCGTGAGGAAACAGGACCCCGCCGACCGCCGGGCGGTGCGCGTGTATGTTACGGAAAAGGCGGTCGCCATACGCACGGAAATGCGCGCGCTTGCCACGCACTGGGACGACGGGCTCACTGCGGGATTCTCGCATGAAAAGCGGGAGATGCTCGTGGACCTGCTGCTGAGCGTGGAAGTCAATGCGCGCGCGATGGCCCGGCGCGAGGAAGCACGAGAAGCCCACAGGCCCGCTTGAACTCACGGACGGGAACGGTTAGAAGTACCTGTTTCACGTTCGTCACGATTGTTCCGGCAACGGCGGAAATACTCGGACACACGAGGCAAGCGGAGGCATTTCCAGCCATGATGGTGTTCTATTCTGTACTGCTCTTTGCGGTGTCCCAGACGCGGATTGACCCGCTGCCCGGGCAGGTCGGCTTTTTCCCCGCGGCCACTCAGTTCTCGCCGGTCCCCTCCGGCAACGGCTGGAAGGGCGAACCCGGACCTCTTGCACCGGAAGTGGCCGAGGCAACGATCGAGAACATAATCGCCCACGGGTTCACCGGCATCGAAGGTCCCACGCGCCGGCCCCCCGAAGAAGAGCGGCTTATCCTCGAATACGCACAGTCCCGGGGCATGTTCGTCACGTGGCATACCGGGGCGCTTGAAGGTTTTGGACGCGACACGCCGCCCGTACCTTGCGTATATGCGCCGGAGTATCCGGAGACGGTTCGTGACCGCGCCGAAAGCGCCCTGACCCCATTGAGGAACATCCCGCGCCTGTATAACGTGTTTACCTATCAGGACGAGCCATTTACGGCCGGTCCGCGGTCATTTGGTTTCAATGATGAGATCAAGCGGGAATTTCGCGTGCGCTATGGTTACGAACTGCCTGAAGACCTCGATTTGGCTCGCGGCGACCCCGGGCGCTGGCGCGACCTGATCGAGTTCCGCACGGCGAAGTTTCCGGACGCCTGGCGGCACGTCTACCGAGCCGTGAAAGAGGTACACCCCGGTTTCCGCGTGACACTCACACACGACAGCCACAACACGTTCGGCGCGGGCCGAGGTTCACATGCGGAGATTGCGATTGATGACGTGTTCCACTGGGGCGGCGATTTTGCGGACCTGTTCGTGTTTGATATGTATCCCTACATGATGTTCGATTTCCGGTTCGGCGAGTGCTCCAAACTGCCCAAACCTCGTATCAGCCAGACGCATTACGCCTTCGCACAAATGCGCGCCCTTACGCGCG is part of the Candidatus Hydrogenedentota bacterium genome and harbors:
- a CDS encoding efflux transporter outer membrane subunit, coding for MWTVAATAMLCCGCMTGPDYERPDIPVPDAWSEPLEQGETSGAAVLDTWWSSFGDVSLDSLVARAVAGNFDLQIAESRLKQARAYEDIAGAALWPQVNTAAAYHRSQTPEVDTQGRNSGSVSISPTGLSVTETMPGPFGTMFTLMPDLTGSGMSRVTISPGVSPPDRHNDRYQAGFDASWELDIFGGVQREREAARADTAGVEELRRDVFISVAAEVARNYFLLRSAQHRLETAGKNIEAQEVALNLARARFGAGLTNELDVKFAEAQLASSKSVVPVLETYIQAAIHRLGILIGGDPGTLQEELAVPAALTEPPPEVPVGLPADILRRRPDVRRAERTVAAATARIGAAQADLYPHFMLTGSLTGSSSTFDGITRGANRIWSLGPGIRWPIFDAGRIRANIRVQDARQEEAITTYEKTVKMALEEVENALVAYAKEQNRLISLTEAVNANRRAVEIATQLYTSGLLDFLHVLDAERSLFASEDLQLQSEALVLTNLVALYKALGGGWETTYPEALAENTATPAATGNPPAP
- a CDS encoding winged helix-turn-helix transcriptional regulator, which translates into the protein MSTSQAAVLGELFRHDGCRQEDLRLIVALDKGNVTRALQRLEGNGLVVRKQDPADRRAVRVYVTEKAVAIRTEMRALATHWDDGLTAGFSHEKREMLVDLLLSVEVNARAMARREEAREAHRPA